A window from Bombus fervidus isolate BK054 chromosome 12, iyBomFerv1, whole genome shotgun sequence encodes these proteins:
- the Cnpyb gene encoding FGF signaling regulator protein canopy b, translated as MYILTQIFLTHLLFSYLVIGGPEEEQGVKYANKCEVCKVVAIELEAKLDETGKTHDVLEIGYSVDDVSPKRKKEYKKSELRLVESMEDLCERILEYNIHKERTDSTRFAKGMSQTFKTLHGLAHKGVKVDLGIPYELWDKPSVEITTLKSQCEDLIENHESDIEDWYHNYQGKVPLTRYLCSEKVLKDDDDSCLKEKGDTSGEVKKKKKKKKKMQVEKVENKENDVKEEL; from the exons ATGTACATTCTGACGCAAATATTTTTGacacatttattattttcgtatCTTGTAATTGGTGGTCCGGAAGAGGAACAAGGTgttaaatatgcaaataaatgCGAAG TTTGCAAAGTTGTGGCTATCGAATTAGAAGCTAAATTAGATGAAACCGGTAAAACGCACGATGTACTTGAAATTGGATATTCTGTTGATGATGTTTCACCCAAGAGGAAAAAGGAATACAAAAAAtc AGAATTACGTTTAGTAGAAAGTATGGAAGATCTGTGTGAACgtatattagaatataatattcacAAGGAACGTACAGATAGTACACGATTTGCCAAGGGAATGAGTCAAACATTTAAAACACTTCATGGACTTGC gCACAAGGGTGTCAAAGTTGATCTAGGAATCCCATATGAATTATGGGATAAACCATCTGTTGAAATTACTACTTTAAAATCACAATGTGAAGATTTGATTGAAAATCATGAGTCTGATATTGAAGACTGGTATCATAACTATCAAGGAAAAGTTCCATTAACTAG GTATTTGTGTTCAGAAAAAGTATTAAAGGATGATGATGATTCTTGTCTGAAAGAAAAAGGTGATACTAGTGGTgaagttaaaaagaaaaagaaaaagaaaaagaagatgcaagttgaaaaagttgaaaacaaagaaaatgacGTGAAAGAAGAACTATAA
- the LOC139993064 gene encoding uncharacterized protein: MCHNKIILPKVVPVKYDDDYKLCLIFGWQSYVAPSSKVLAKPVLYYEVILNSWKMCTYMIKTNTTYTNVFCTMVEFKDEMRACAGNPGSPVVCENQKHEIALVGIASWTNFSLECGDLPTYIDVGAFRAWMDDLVFNNKDTEEWENNTKLNEKQCTFKENTNVHDSLWNHSDLLQLGSRISYWPGNTKIHLHNKTETAIKYQTVPIESMNKSYFWNKLYQSISNNLNHKNASSSDGYYKMSYLDVAKEPSSNIYKYKEIGSSQNKNQIVGNLNGAMNKSLLCNIQQFDKVTIQQNKDQIETDDFELLLPLNFEAVSYSNIIVVYSKKLYLFFHFVFWYLYIIIYT, encoded by the exons ATGTgccataataaaataatcctACCTAAGGTTGTGCCTGTCAAATATGATGATGATTACAAACTATGTTTGATATTTGGATGGCAAAGTTATGTTGCACCATCTTCAAAAGTTCTAGCTAAGCCAGTTCTatattatgaagtaattcttaatTCCTGGAAAATGTGTACATATATgataaaaacaaatacaacTTACACAAATGTATTTTGTACAATGGTTGAGTTTAAGGATGAAATGAGAGCTTGTGCTGGTAATCCTGGTTCTCCAGTTGTATGTGAGAATCAAAAACATGAAATAGCACTAGTTGGAATTGCATCTTGGACAAACTTTTCTTTAGAATGTGGAGATCTTCCAACATATATCGATGTCGGTGCATTCAG GGCATGGATGGATGATTTAGTTTTTAATAACAAGGACACAGAAGAATGGGAAAATAACAccaaattaaatgaaaaacagTGTACATTTAAAGAAAACACTAATGTACATGATAGTTTATGGAATCATTCAGATCTTTTACAATTAGGTTCACGAATAAGTTATTGGCCAggtaatacaaaaatacatttacataataaaactgagacAGCAATAAAGTATCAAACGGTACCTATAGAAAGTATGAACAAATCTTATTTTTGGAATAAGTTATATCAATCTATTTCCAATAATTTGAACCATAAAAATGCATCTTCCTCCGATGGCTACTATAAAATGTCTTATCTAGATGTAGCAAAAGAACCAAgtagtaatatttataaatataaagaaattggAAGTTCTCAAAATAAGAATCAAATTGTAGGAAATTTGAATGGTGCTatgaataaatcattattgTGCAACATTCAACAATTTGATAAAGTTACAATACAACAAAATAAGGATCAAATAGAAACAGATGATTTTGAATTGTTATTACCACTTAATTTCGAAGCTGTTTcttattctaatattattgttgtatattctaaaaaattatacctattttttcattttgtattttggtatctttacattattatttatacataa
- the Mrps33 gene encoding mitochondrial ribosomal protein S33, protein MNKYLDLAKTGTSYAKHMNRLSNRIFGEVTRITNKKSMKVVALFSEKPINKRPEIVDYYPRHVETDLLMKHLRSYGLYRDEHEDFKEEYERLRELRGKKKWVPPPFRK, encoded by the coding sequence atgaataaatacttGGATCTTGCAAAAACAGGTACCAGTTATGCCAAACATATGAATCGTTTAAGTAATCGAATATTTGGTGAAGTAACAAGAATAACTAATAAGAAatcgatgaaagtagtggcaTTATTTAGTGAAAAACCGATAAATAAACGACCAGAAATTGTTGATTATTATCCACGGCATGTTGAAActgatttattaatgaaacatCTTAGGAGTTATGGATTATACAGAGATGAACATGAAGATTTTAAGGAAGAGTATGAACGTTTGAGAGAACTTCGTGGCAAAAAGAAATGGGTTCCTCCACCATTTAGGAAGTAA